In Poecilia reticulata strain Guanapo linkage group LG15, Guppy_female_1.0+MT, whole genome shotgun sequence, the sequence AGCCAAACATGCTGCTTTTCCTAAATCTAAAACTAACTAATGGCTATTGTTTAGGATTAAGGATATTAATGCAAAGTAATCAAACATGATCTATTTTAATAACACTACCAATCAAACTActgtttgattttgttgttttttgtttatttgaacaatAATCTCATCTTGACAAGATCCATTGGAAAgcattttccctttttcatGGTTGGAAATAACTCTGTTGTTTGATCCTCAGTGATTATGTCTTGTAATAACTTGTCATTATATTGCTCATTATTCAAGACATTAATTGGTAATTATTCTAGATAATTACTTCTTTTAATCACCATTTTAATGCTAATTAAGGTGACTGCCTTTTATTACAATTTGACAGATGCAGGTTTTTGTGTCTTGTATTTAAAGAAAGACTAATAATTGTATatattcaaattgttttttattattattattttttttttgtattcaccCCTCATAATTCAAAGAAGTGTCCCTAATTTGTGGAATTAGGAAAACATATTAAactttgtgcaacaaaaaatacacataatgtcaaaaagtgcatttattaGAGTCATTTTTGGCACTTCAGTTATTGTAACTGGTCACACATTTGGCATAAAACACAAAGGAGCAtcccaaacaaaaaaagagttatGTCAAATTTACTGCCCAGCAGAAATTCAAATGTTACTGTCTGTTTAAAGCTGTGATCTTTTTCAATACAAGTGTAAggaatgaataaattatttttttaactgatgcaagattacatttttgcagaaaaaaggatagattaaaaaaagatattgcAAGTTCTTTCAGAAATGActaacaaaatcaaaatactgAAAATCTGAGATGCTCACAATTTGTTTCTTTGGAACAATACTAcaaaaaatggataaaatgcTTTACATAAAGGAGACGTACGGTATACAACATGCAGCACCATGATGTGACTAACACAAAGCAGCTTAGACAACAAAGCTtttctttagcaaaaaaaaaaaatgagtgaaagGTGTTGTTGATATAatgaatcattttaaacatgcagtaagCTTTATTTCCTTAAAACGTGTTAAGTTATGCatttaaaagttacagaaaatgGTTCAAGAATTAGAAAACTGAAGATAGTCTTCAAGCTAAATGTACAGCaccatgcaaaagtattcataacacTCGAACGTTTTCACAGTTTGTCttattacaatcacaaacttcactgtatcttattaagattttatgtacAATTTACTACTAGcacttacatttatttaggGATATTAGAGTTAAGGGGACcgagttaaaaaaattatgaaaattgaATCACTTTCTTTAAACCTatgcaatattttgtgttggtctatgacaaaaactaataaaacacagATATGTTTGTGATCGTAAAATTACGTAACATGAAGTCGTTAAgggttgtgaatatttttgtaatgtgCTTAAACTTCTGGCAAACATTCAGTAATTCTTGCTGCTATTTGGTTTCATCACTAAATCCCAAGCTTTAAGTGCAAGGTCTTAGGTACTGTAGACTCATTTCACCAGTTGTAATCTGTCTTTGCTTGGTTACTATTTCACTTTGCTGCTTGTATTGATGCAGGTACCGGAGTAGCCTTTTAGCGTAAACCAACGCATTTATAAGACTGGATACGTATGTCTATGGCACTGTTAGCTCAAGAGAGAGATCTAGTGCTTCTTCTCAAGGTAGTTAGAGGGAACCCATCCTTTCCTTGGCCTGCCATTGTCAAGAATCTTGCAGTACCACCACCCATTAGGGTTTCTTTCAAGAACCTCCAGACTTGTCCCCTCAGGAAATCCCATAGTCTCCTCATCGCCATGGTAATCTGCAATGGAGACATATACCTCCCTGAGGTTATTGTGGATGATGTGGGGCTTAGGTTTCACTGGGGACACTGGAAGGGCATTCTTCGGAGAGCTCAGGCCCAAAGACTCCGAGCTGCCGGTACCAGATCTGTTCCTGTTGTTTGATGGCAGACTGCGAGGCACAGCACCAAAAGAAGCATTGCGTCGCACTGTGGGGCTGACACGTGGGTTGTCTGTTGAGTTGAGGGACTCATTTCTTCTGAGGGACACAGCAGGACTGGCACTGTCTCGGATTGGAGCTGAGATGAAGACTGACTGAGGTCTGACAACCTGCTGTTGTTTGGTGCTGTTTTGCTTAAGTGAGCTGAACAAGCTTGCAGGCTTGGAGAGACCACCTGGAGGTTTGGAAGGAATGGGTGGCATGACCTTCTTTAAATTCAGGTTGATGTTGTTCAACACTCGCACCCTTTGTTCGTTCTTTTCGAGACTGTTGGACTTGCTGAGGCATCCAGGTTTGGTTGGTGTACCATAGGATTCATACTCTCCCATGTCATCTTGTTGTCTGGCAGGCTCCAAAAAGTATGTAGGAGCCCAACCTTCTGCATCTCCCCAGCGGATATACCACCAGCCACTTTCCTGCTTCTCAAGGACCTCCACAACCACCCCAGCAGGGAAGCTGAGCTCAGAGTCTTGAACTTTCTCATAGGGATCAGTTGTGCGATACAGGTTGAAACCATCCATGTCAGACTCACCTCGGCTTCCTTTGGAGTAGATGGATGAGAGATCGGACGTACTCTGAGATGAAAAGGAATCTTCTGAGGAAATGACTGAAGCTGTCTCAGAATCTTCACCTTTACTTTTGGTGCCATTCTTCAGCTGACCTGTTGGCCGCAGCTGTCTTCTTAAGGTGCTGATGTCCATCTTCTCTGCGCTAGATGCTTTGGCTAGCTGTGGCTTAGGTCTCACCACAGGTCTCAATTTAGAGGAAGACTTGGTGAAGGAGGTCATCTTGCTTTCGTCATTGTCTTTCTTTGGTCTGGAGAGATCTGGGGTTGACTCAGACGAAGCAGATTTGGGACAGGATGCTTCCTCAGATCTGGCTGAAGGTGGAGTCCCATTCAAGTCAATCTTGAGCCTGTTACCAGCAGGTCTCCATCCACCTGATGCCTGGTTTGCAGTCTTGCCATTTTCtgacaaaacacttgtcttggATAAGTTTGAGTCTCTGCTGCACTGTCTCTCTGGGGTCTCCCTGAAGGGCAGGAAGCCATCATTCTCATAGATACATTCTTCCTCTCCCCCagcttctccttctccttcttggCCATCCTCAAATGATTCACCCAATTTAAAGGAGGCGCTGTGGAGTGATGAAGCAGGAGATGGCTTGGAAGACAAATGAGACCCCTTTTCAGAGGACGTTTCTTCATTCTTAAAGTCCACCAGAGAACTTTCCCCTCTCAGAAACTCAAACTCAGATTCCAGGTCCAGATCTCCAATGGCAGGCACATCGTATTCTGGCTCCTCATAAACTGGCCCACTAGGAGATACAGGAGACTCCGGGGCATCTGATCCCGGACTGCTTGGAGGTGCTGTCTCCACTGAATCCTGTTTTTTGACAGGTGGGGCAGGAGGTGGTACTTTCGGGCGACACAGAGTGCTTGTTCTCCGATTCAAGTTAGGCTTTTTACGTTTGTCAATGTAGGAACATGGAGCCCAGCCCTCCTTCTCACCAATTTGGACATACCACCATCCACCAGAATTCTTTTCAATCACCTAAAgtacacaaataaaatagtttacGTTTTTAATAGCATGATTCTGACTGAGAAGAAATGCTAAACTGATGAAGCACAGGATTGTGTGCATTTactgtatttaaatttattatatTGTTCCATAGTTTTAACTTGGAAGGGTGTTTACCTCGGCTTTCTGACCTCCATTAAAACTGATGCCATCGGATATGCAAGACTGGAAATCGGCAATGGTGTAGTACTCAGCTTCAACTGCAGGGGGCTCTGGAGGGGAGGGCAGCTGAAAACCCTAAATGATAAAAAGAGACTTTTAAACTTATTGAAAATGAGTGAAGAAGCATACAACATGCACACTATTTCATCTCACTCCATTTAAAGagtaattttacttaaaactaaaaaacttgaaacagcagatttgcatttttattcattctgttgttattttaaaattactctAACATTTTGGGTTTAATTACTTCTACATTATTGGAGGACTGTTAACCTAAAATTTAAATGGTATTTTATACATTCCTAGGTGCATATATAGTGCTATGTAAAAGTAGTTGAcccataaaatatatattttgtaggTTTTTGCTTATTGTAACaaatacattgaaaaataaaaaaaaaatgtttttattgggttttttttcaaattatgtcatttataaaataaagctcTTAAAGCAACACAAAAGTGATCCCTTCATACTCTGTCAACCCCAATTTCTATTGTAAATGAGTTATAGTACCCatctgacagcatgaagta encodes:
- the LOC103476782 gene encoding SH3 and PX domain-containing protein 2A-like isoform X1 — its product is MRILDKFPIEAGQKDPKKRIIPFLPGKVLFRRSHIRDVAVKRLKHLDNYCKALMKLPSSISESEEVLKFFETRPEDLNPPTEDCGGSGKRKSGLDASDPMLLEQYVVVANYEKQEPAEISLQAGELVDVIEKSESGWWFVSTAEEQGWVPATYLNSHNGTRDDLELGASKAGEVTKRHKAHLKRLDRRWTLGGVISRQQSREEKYITVQPYSSEGKDEIAFEKGVIVEVIQKNLEGWWFIRYQDKEGWAPASYLKKMKDDLSPRKKTVTGPVEIIGNIMEISNLLNKKALSEKNVQTEGVLESPQVSRKEISLPIPCTESSPVNAPQEGKSKVEPASPAVARIAPHRVEIGSPVLRQKPPPRRDATLGFQLPSPPEPPAVEAEYYTIADFQSCISDGISFNGGQKAEVIEKNSGGWWYVQIGEKEGWAPCSYIDKRKKPNLNRRTSTLCRPKVPPPAPPVKKQDSVETAPPSSPGSDAPESPVSPSGPVYEEPEYDVPAIGDLDLESEFEFLRGESSLVDFKNEETSSEKGSHLSSKPSPASSLHSASFKLGESFEDGQEGEGEAGGEEECIYENDGFLPFRETPERQCSRDSNLSKTSVLSENGKTANQASGGWRPAGNRLKIDLNGTPPSARSEEASCPKSASSESTPDLSRPKKDNDESKMTSFTKSSSKLRPVVRPKPQLAKASSAEKMDISTLRRQLRPTGQLKNGTKSKGEDSETASVISSEDSFSSQSTSDLSSIYSKGSRGESDMDGFNLYRTTDPYEKVQDSELSFPAGVVVEVLEKQESGWWYIRWGDAEGWAPTYFLEPARQQDDMGEYESYGTPTKPGCLSKSNSLEKNEQRVRVLNNINLNLKKVMPPIPSKPPGGLSKPASLFSSLKQNSTKQQQVVRPQSVFISAPIRDSASPAVSLRRNESLNSTDNPRVSPTVRRNASFGAVPRSLPSNNRNRSGTGSSESLGLSSPKNALPVSPVKPKPHIIHNNLREVYVSIADYHGDEETMGFPEGTSLEVLERNPNGWWYCKILDNGRPRKGWVPSNYLEKKH
- the LOC103476782 gene encoding SH3 and PX domain-containing protein 2A-like isoform X2; protein product: MVCIKRDCGGSGKRKSGLDASDPMLLEQYVVVANYEKQEPAEISLQAGELVDVIEKSESGWWFVSTAEEQGWVPATYLNSHNGTRDDLELGASKAGEVTKRHKAHLKRLDRRWTLGGVISRQQSREEKYITVQPYSSEGKDEIAFEKGVIVEVIQKNLEGWWFIRYQDKEGWAPASYLKKMKDDLSPRKKTVTGPVEIIGNIMEISNLLNKKALSEKNVQTEGVLESPQVSRKEISLPIPCTESSPVNAPQEGKSKVEPASPAVARIAPHRVEIGSPVLRQKPPPRRDATLGFQLPSPPEPPAVEAEYYTIADFQSCISDGISFNGGQKAEVIEKNSGGWWYVQIGEKEGWAPCSYIDKRKKPNLNRRTSTLCRPKVPPPAPPVKKQDSVETAPPSSPGSDAPESPVSPSGPVYEEPEYDVPAIGDLDLESEFEFLRGESSLVDFKNEETSSEKGSHLSSKPSPASSLHSASFKLGESFEDGQEGEGEAGGEEECIYENDGFLPFRETPERQCSRDSNLSKTSVLSENGKTANQASGGWRPAGNRLKIDLNGTPPSARSEEASCPKSASSESTPDLSRPKKDNDESKMTSFTKSSSKLRPVVRPKPQLAKASSAEKMDISTLRRQLRPTGQLKNGTKSKGEDSETASVISSEDSFSSQSTSDLSSIYSKGSRGESDMDGFNLYRTTDPYEKVQDSELSFPAGVVVEVLEKQESGWWYIRWGDAEGWAPTYFLEPARQQDDMGEYESYGTPTKPGCLSKSNSLEKNEQRVRVLNNINLNLKKVMPPIPSKPPGGLSKPASLFSSLKQNSTKQQQVVRPQSVFISAPIRDSASPAVSLRRNESLNSTDNPRVSPTVRRNASFGAVPRSLPSNNRNRSGTGSSESLGLSSPKNALPVSPVKPKPHIIHNNLREVYVSIADYHGDEETMGFPEGTSLEVLERNPNGWWYCKILDNGRPRKGWVPSNYLEKKH
- the LOC103476782 gene encoding SH3 and PX domain-containing protein 2A-like isoform X3 — encoded protein: MYCKAVEEKYITVQPYSSEGKDEIAFEKGVIVEVIQKNLEGWWFIRYQDKEGWAPASYLKKMKDDLSPRKKTVTGPVEIIGNIMEISNLLNKKALSEKNVQTEGVLESPQVSRKEISLPIPCTESSPVNAPQEGKSKVEPASPAVARIAPHRVEIGSPVLRQKPPPRRDATLGFQLPSPPEPPAVEAEYYTIADFQSCISDGISFNGGQKAEVIEKNSGGWWYVQIGEKEGWAPCSYIDKRKKPNLNRRTSTLCRPKVPPPAPPVKKQDSVETAPPSSPGSDAPESPVSPSGPVYEEPEYDVPAIGDLDLESEFEFLRGESSLVDFKNEETSSEKGSHLSSKPSPASSLHSASFKLGESFEDGQEGEGEAGGEEECIYENDGFLPFRETPERQCSRDSNLSKTSVLSENGKTANQASGGWRPAGNRLKIDLNGTPPSARSEEASCPKSASSESTPDLSRPKKDNDESKMTSFTKSSSKLRPVVRPKPQLAKASSAEKMDISTLRRQLRPTGQLKNGTKSKGEDSETASVISSEDSFSSQSTSDLSSIYSKGSRGESDMDGFNLYRTTDPYEKVQDSELSFPAGVVVEVLEKQESGWWYIRWGDAEGWAPTYFLEPARQQDDMGEYESYGTPTKPGCLSKSNSLEKNEQRVRVLNNINLNLKKVMPPIPSKPPGGLSKPASLFSSLKQNSTKQQQVVRPQSVFISAPIRDSASPAVSLRRNESLNSTDNPRVSPTVRRNASFGAVPRSLPSNNRNRSGTGSSESLGLSSPKNALPVSPVKPKPHIIHNNLREVYVSIADYHGDEETMGFPEGTSLEVLERNPNGWWYCKILDNGRPRKGWVPSNYLEKKH